The genomic DNA CAAACGATACTGAGCCGCGATTTGGATCGCCTCCCACTGCGACCCCTCCGCCATTTCGCTATCGCCTAACAACACAAACGTTCGGTAATCGAGCTGATCCATCTTTGCAGCCAACGCTAGCCCGACGCCGACCGACAGCCCCTGCCCCAGCGAACCTGTAGCCGCTTCGGTGAGCGGGAAGCGGGAGGTCGGATGCCCCTCCAGAAGACTACCGAATTGCCGGTAGTTCTCCAGTCGCTGGCGATCGACTTGCCCGGCGGCGGTCCAAAGCGCATAGTACAAGGGTGAAGCGTGTCCCTTGGAAAAGATCAATCGATCGTTATTGGGAGCGTCGGGATGGTGCACATCAAACCGGAAGTGGCCGCCAAAAAGCAACTCCGCCATCAACTCTACCGCGGAGAGCGAAGAGGTTGCGTGCCCCGAGCCAGCGTTGGTTGTTATCTGCAGGATCCAACGTCGCAGCTGAATCGCAATCTGTTGGCGTTTCTCCAAACTGTTGTCTGTGGCCGTCGCCATGAAATCTCTCCTGTAAAACGGTTTGTTGTTTGCGTTGGCTACCGATGCGCCGTCGCCTTGGTTTGGTTAACACGGCTTCCCCGCGGAAGGACTTCTGTGAAATCGGCAGTCAGTCGCTGCTGTGCCGCGCCGTGTCGGTTACTCCGCACTACTGAGCAATCACTGTGCCTGGAACGAAGATTGCACAACAGTTGTTTGAGCAAAGTTTCTATCTCTAACGAAGGAGGTTTCCGATGTTTGTCAAAGAAAGAGCGACAGGTGACTTGGTGAGGATCGATCGCATCGATCAACTCGCCAATCCGCAATCGAGTGAGGTTCTCGGCTGGCGGCAGGCAGGCGAGGAGGAGCAGGGAGAGACGCCGTTCCTGAAATCCGGTCTTGCCTTCCCATCCGACGAACCGCTGCCGCAG from Rosistilla oblonga includes the following:
- a CDS encoding acetyltransferase encodes the protein MFVKERATGDLVRIDRIDQLANPQSSEVLGWRQAGEEEQGETPFLKSGLAFPSDEPLPQCWCDPHYQCSGDAKQCVPADR